CACAGCGGACGGTGATTCATCACCGGTTTTATGTAAGATGAACATTCTCCTCACCACTTTGCAGGCGTTCGTTTCGGAGTCGCACAGGGAGACGTCACAGTGGAGGTGGACCTCGTCGTAATCCCCGATGAACttgaagacagtgacgtggaAGCGACAGGTGAGCGACACACCATTCTCTGCCATACCGATGGTGTTGTCCTTAATGTTTGGACACCTAAAGGGACAAACTGTGTTTATAGGGTACTACTGTGGAATGTAGTTGttatcaggtgtgtgtgagacgtTCCTCCAGCCTACCCTCGCTCTATGATGATGTAACGGAGGCGATCGCTGCTGTAGCGGGATGGCGTGGCCCAGCACATGTTTACGATGAGGATGAGCTGGTTTTCATCTGCGCCCTCAACGAACACGCCCACGAAAAGGATGTCTCGAGTGCTGAGCACCACCTCGCCCTCCCTGTACGGATGGCGGTACGAGGAGTTCTTATATAGAGCCATCTTCGTGATGAAGTTTCCCTCCTGCGTCGGTAAGGTGAGGTTTATCACACTGGAGGacgaaggaggaagaagaagagaagaagtaTAGCTGGTTGTTGTGTCCAGCCAGggcattttgtttcatttgaggTCAACAAATGAAGTCAAGCTCTCTCTGACCTGAGCATGGGCTTGAGGACGGTCTCCAGCGAGATCTTCAGGTCCAGTTCGTAGGCGCAGGAGAACTCCACGTTGATGGTTTTGTCCCTGGTGATGACGTTGCCCGTGTTGTTCACACTCTCGATCCACACAGTGTTCTTATACATGATGTGTGTGCCGTTCGACTGTCAGTACAGAAACACAGGAGCGGGTGAAGGCTTGAAAACAGCTGATACATCTGTTCGGCTGCCTTGTAACAACCTGATATTTCACGCCTAataattaaaggaacagtctgGAAAGGAAACGGTTGGGAAGTTGTCATGAAAGGTGATATAATGTTGAGGGACCACGAGGGGGATGCAAAGCAACAACTTTAAAAAGGGGATCCAGCTAGACAGCAAAGTAATCGGAACAGTCGACACGTGTGAAGCGAGAAAGAATGCGGATGAAGGTAAACCGACCTGGACGATGGAGCCGCAGTGTCCCTTGGTGTTGTTGATGTGGAAGGAGATGAAGTCCTCTCCCTCGATGCCGGCGCAGTGCTCGTCGTTGATCCTGACGTCCTCCCGTTCAAAACCCAGCTGGAAGAGTTTACACTTGGAGATGGAAACCTCCATCTGAGCGTGCTTACAGGTCACCTCCGcctggatgatgtcatcatctgctgccagacacacagacacacgttaGGTATTATATTAGAGCTATATTATTATTCCTGGAATGTGTGATGCTGTAAATACAGCCTCCTAAAAGGGTTTTTTCCTCAACAAGTCtgtataaaaaaatgtatgtttctgtatATTTCTGGCACAAGACCTGTCGAGTCTATAAGTGTACATATCTAGCTGTGATATAATAGTATCATCTACATCATACTGGGGCAGGATTTTAACTAGGGGAGGATGATATCACCTTCTTGCCCCGTGAAGCGCTCACCTCCAGTGCTGGTGGGTAACTCAGGACAGCCACACAGGTCGCCTCCGTTCTCCAGCTCACAGGTGAAGTTTGTGCAGATCTCTCCTGCACAGGGGTCGTAGATCCATTCTGCTAAAGACAGGTCCTCACACAATGTTAGCTGTCACACACAGCGTTAGCTGTATGTTCAGTGTGCTTTTACAGATTCAGTTTAATTTACACGCTAAATTCTCTCCTAACTGTGTCCTCTTACAGCAACTCAGAGTAACTTAACCTGAGCTGGGAATTTTGGGCTAAATCAacaaattaaaaggaaaatcGTTTGCGGAATGCTGGTGCCTCGCGGTGCCCTTACAGCAGTTCTCCTGGGTGATCCACTTGGTGGTGAGGGTGCCCAGGGAGCGGCAGGCCTCTGCGTAGGCAGCCAGCGAGCCACAGACCTGAGCCTTCCGGTGATTGTAGCAGCCATCCAGGTAGCAGGACTGGTAGAAGGGCCGGGGGTCGAGCAGGCCGTGGCACGGCTGGAAGAAACCCTTCAGCTGCGTGAGCTTCTGACAGGCATCCTCACTCTGCAGCGCCACCACCGCTGTGTTGTCACAGGACTGAGCCAGAGCCACGTACTGGGTTTCATCACAACTACAGGAGAGGGTATTTGTTATTACTTAATAACTAAATAATCTGCTTGTGCCACCTTTCACTTTGATCTgcaaatactgtacatattgcacctaCAGTGAGCATCGCTTCAAATTTGTGTGCTTGTGGCTGAACCACAGCGGTTGAACCTGCCAGCGTCCTCTGAGGAGCTACTGGCAGCTGCAGGCGTAGTTTAGGTGTGAGATCCATCAAGAGAATTTTGACCATTTTCTGACATACTGTGACTAAATCTTAAAGCCAGGAGCATCAGTGCATATTGGTGTATTATTTAAATccattgttatttttgtaaattgTCTATAGTGGACAATCTCCCCTCCTGTTGGCTAACAGTTGGAAATGCTCTGTGTTGAAACTGAAAGAGAGAGGCACACTTTCTGGTATTACACCCCCTCCTGTAAATCCACAGATTGTGTTGTGATCCCATTAATGTAGGGCCCGCTATGTCATTCGGTACAACCTTGGGTTTTTATAGTTTCAGTAGGTTCAGTATTTCATCAACGACAAAGCTCGCCTGCTGTTTTGAAAATAGAATCGGGGCGAAAGGAATCCAGAACAAAAGGTGCTTTGATTGGGCGACTTTATAAAACAGACTCCTGATAAAGTAAGTCAACGGAGCAGACACATactgggagagaaaaacagaagggATGTGTGCAtcaaggtgaaaaacaaaacacgatgTTGGCTACCTTTTAAGGCCATTctgaaaaagttgtttttcaagTCTCATTCTCAGCCTGTCAGTTCAAACCAATTTCAAaatcagcattcatttggagtgaTGTTTCAGTCCACCTGACCCGGTGGATCCAGTCCAATATTCTCACTCTATTTTTGCTCTATTTTGTTCCTGAGGGAAATGTCTGGCTCTTTAGCTAGAGATTCCAATTtcttttcaagttttttttccagtctgcTGCTTCTAGAAAAGGAGTTCATGAGGTTGAAGTTGGGCTATTAAGCAAAAACGATGAGCTAAGAAGAGGCAAAAAGAGGTGCAATATGCAGAAGTATGACACATCCCTCTCAAAATACATGtagtatataataataatataaagaaagatttttttattattataaacatGTACAGTAGATTTGGTTCATACATTCCACCATATCTATAAGCCTCACCCACCTGTTCTGCATACCGTTGGTCTTCCAGCTCTGTGCCAGCTCCAGGGCGCTGACAGCCGGCTTGCCTCTGGAGGTGATGTAGTCGTCACTGGGGTCTCCGTTGAAGTTCCCGCAGAGGCCACACACCTTGTTCTGCAGGCGCTGGCCCATGGTGATGCTCAGGGTGTTAAAGTGGTTGTATCGAACCTGGATGTCCTGGGGCGTGTCGATGACGATGAAGCCTTCGGACGTGGACAGACGAGTCATCAGCCCGGTTAGAAATGGGACCGATACTGGTGTCCCATTGACCTGTGAAGACACAGGATAGAAATCCATGATATTATATGAGTAACAGCGCAAAAACACCAATAATAAATTCATGCAGTCTTGTTTAAGTAATTAAAGTCCAAAGCAAAGATTTGGAGATGGTGCTGTAATTAGTATGGGCTCTGAGTATGACCGGTGCTAGTTCATTGCATTACCAGTAAAACGTAGTTTTAGAAAAATGGCTCATTCACTTCAAGCATGATTAAGACTCATTGAGGGACAAAGTTAAAGGCAATCAGCGAGTCATTAACTACCTCTGTGAGTGCAGTTTCAGTGGAATGATATGGCCTAAAGCCTGAATTGGAGGAGCTCTACCAGGCAATTAGTGGTAATTGGTAAACTGGACTGCTGGGACTTTCAAGTATGCTGGCAAGAAAAAAGAGATTTATAAAGGCACCTTTCACCGCAGATGGTACGAAGccagaagaaagaaagctgaAAATATAAACCTAGAAGTTTTATATTACATATACTAGGGCCATTAAAGTGCGACTTTaagcatctgaaaaaaataacacaaatttcTTCTCATAAAGGGGTTTGCATTTACAGCCTCCCTGCACCAGTAAGACCATTAGCTCATGGTGGCCAATATCAGCAGGCTTTAGCTATTTATTGCGGTTTCAATGTCATACATGAATCTGTTTGCTCAACTTGTGACTCCTCTTTACATGTGGCACTCCTGAACTATATTTTAGCATTCACCGTTGTCATATAATTGTCACCTTTGGCTAGAAAACGCTagaaagtcaaacatgtttgacCTCGTATGGCCTCGTAAAGTGGATGCGGCTCACACGTTAGCCTCCTATAGCCTGTTTACATTCCAGCAGACAGGCAGCAACCCTGGCATTAATATGGAGTCTTTTTTCTGGGTCTGTGTTTAGGTATATACTCTCAAGAGAAAACAGCTAAACACTAAATGTTCCACTATGTTCACTAGCTTGTTGCTGTCTTGGTCTGTCTGCCATTTGCTGTGGAGAGTTCTGTATCGATGGTGTATGTTTGCAAACTAACgcagaagttagcatcgccaTGGTTCCCTCTTTAAAAAGCCTATGGGATTGGATTATTGGAGTACTGCAGTAAATaagatttttttgaaaaacacaagtttataaTAGTTTTGAAGCTTAAATGAAAGAGCCAGAAGTATCAAGCTAACATCAGGCTATAAATAAACTACCTACAACCACAAAGCCTCCAACTACACCATAACATACActtattttattataaatgaataaatctaCATGTGGTAAAGTTAGTGTAGGCTAGTTTACACCTAAGGTGTTGAGTAAAGTCTTGAGGAGTAGATGTGCCTcaacaacctctgtagtctcagtTAACCACTTAGTAGCAACCTTGTTCTTTGAGACAAGTAAATGcttcaaaattcaaacacagtgcagaaaacTAATGTATattatgttgtagaacaaaacatgaagatCTCTTTtgcttgtgttaaccacagaccttcTTTCAGGCAATTAACACCAACAAACTCATTGGCTTTGCGATGAGGGCACAGGAAGTCCACATGCAAGGTcttgttaaaggtcccatattatactgtttttcatcaatttcacataGCTCTCAGAGGTcaaacaacactgtatttgaaatttACTGCCCCAAACCCATTCGTGGTCTTGTatttcagctgtctgaaagttgcccaagtgagctctactgagctctactgagaaCAGGTcgtttctgtgcctgcacctttaaatgttaataagcgccgtctgtcaacacctaccttgcctgctacacgcccaGGAAGAGGATGTCGCTTACGCTAGCAGTAGCAGGCACTAATGTTCAtggtggatgtatcgctatggcttgccgagatgctgtcgttcaaccataccagtttgacccagaattggacccaggagaggctcctgaagaagtacagactctgcggctgcagcaggacatttcagaatgggTAGTGTGTCTGAGTAATGGTAGTCTGTtggtatgtgttgttacagttactaccatgtaactaatggctaacagctagcgaaagctgtgtttgtcttcaacacagactccaaactcttggacactgttcgcataGACTCTGCCTCAAGTctacatgtttccagactttttactctgacaaccaagctccctcgTAATATAATtcacattaaactcacttcaaatgCCACTGCGTAGCGGAtcgaagcggagctaactagttagccagtttccagctaACTGCACCatacttgtaggcaactgtTAATGCTATCAAAACATCGCAACACTTACTGgtggcttgggtgcagttgctgggtccggtatggttgggactgatccttttacgagggtcagtgttgaggcaaagccagctttgtactgaccctcattactgaagcagtccgatgtgaagtggttagcacacacatacaaactaacaGGAAGCGAAGCCGCCACATtgtcaataaaaatgacatGCAACAACTGTATCTTCTGTTGCTCTttagctgggacagaatataggcacttaggctgatttatacaaccaacaacagagcaatttgaGTGTCTAGCTCggacgacattgtgaaacactgctcGCTTACgactggacacactgaacttcacctcggggatggaCGCCCCGCTCTAAGATATATCCTATCATTGCACAGAGGAGGACGGCCTATGTAAATGACTcataacgaaaggagctgaatctgaacagcctgtaggagtgccGTTTTACcggtgggtgggctgcagacaCGATGCAGGActcgtttgctttcctcattctgagAGTTGGggggctcagggaggaccagtttatatatgtagaaacaagaaaaaacgtgtttttcataatatgggatCTTTGAAGTGCATTTAAGCTTGTTGTTTTGAACAGCAGAACTGATCCATTTCTAAATCAATGTCATGTAATTAAAGTGTATGAGTCAAAGTCAAAACAATTCCCAACATTTGGCTGACAAAGCAACCACGGTCCAATGTTTCTCTCACCTTGACAGTGCTGCCAGAGATGAGTATATTCTCCTCGTTGATGTAAAGGTAGACATGAGAGATGGTGGTGAGGTTGGGTGTGCTCCATTTGTCAAAGTTAGCGATGAGCTGGAAGGAGAGGTCGGGCAGCTTGTGACAGTTTGTGGACAAGACGAAAGAGCAGGAGGCCGGCAGCCTCAGCGAGGCCCCGTCGAAGGTCCTAAAAACTCCACCGCCTGATGCCACACAGTGCTGGGAGCGCCGTGCGAAGCAGCCCCTCACGCCGTAGCGCAGGGTGCACTCCTCCTCTGCCTTACAGCGCCGCGGGTCGCACTGGATCAGGTTTCGTCCGATGCACTGGCACCGTTTGGTGCAATCGCTGTtccaaaacagctgtttggGCTGACAGAACAAAGGTTTCTGTTAAACTAAGATGTGAAACAATTAGTcgtttaattaatttgttgaaTGACAAGTTTTTTAAAGCGGCTACAGAGAACTTTCATTTTTGACGTTGCAGTGTAGAAGTGATTTTGTACTAATAACCCAACAGCAAGTTATAACTTGGCAAAACTAATAAGGCTATGAGAAACAACATTTACTTTCTGTGTAGAATATGTATctatatacgtgtgtgtgtgtgtgtgtgtgtgtgtgtgtgtgtatttgataaataaaaaacatgaatttgacTAATCTCAAAGAAATCTGAGCAAAAATCAGTAATACCAGAATCATGTTTGAAAAACGTCATTCAGTATGTACATGATTCTGACTGGCCAGTGAGGACCTCTAGTAAAAACCCAGCTCTGGCAGCAGAGGTCACTGAGTTGACTCCATGTGGTGCTGGATGTGAGACTGACCTCATAGTACTTGCCATCAGTGTAGCAGCCGCAGTTCTGCGGCAGGATGCAGTTCTTGCCGTTGAGCACGTAGCCCTGGTCGCACTGGCAGCCCTCCACACAGTCCTGGCTGCAGTCCCTCTGGCCGCGGGCGGGGGCGCACTGGGGCGGGCACGCCGGCACGCAGCTCGAGTAGTAGCTGTTAGGTGGACAGCTCTGGACTGGGAGCAGGCAGGTTGGCAAAGAGATTAGCAGACAGCTGTGCCGACTGCATCGTTCACATAGGATGTTTTTTCCAGCAGTAACGGGTGATTTGAGTAAATATTTGTGGACAAGAGTCACGTGTGTCTACCTCTAGcgcttaaaggagcagttcagcattttgggagcatttttctcattctgtttctTTATGAGAATGAGATGAGAATATCTTATGTTTCTTAACTAACACCAGCCAGTTTGTGTAATGTTCCTGTTGATTTACTTATATTACTGTTTCACCCAGTTAACACAAATGTCCTCTTTCACACTTATCTCATGGGATTGCGATACATGCACCCCTCTGCCTCAATATGGAGTTGAGTGGAATTCCGTTTGCAGTTCTCATTGCATCAACTCCAACAGTCAACAAttacacatttcaaaagaaatatTGTAAAATCCTCACTATTAACTTTCTCTATAGGAAATAATTCTTTGGATTATTCATAGTGACACAGACCCTGTTTCTAAAAAGAAAGGTTGCTGATGATTACCAATAGAGGAAGCCTGCAGCAGTCAAATAAACTGTAAAGAGTTTGTTGGTGAAACTTTTCAGTGTAAAGTAATGGTAAACTAAGGCTGGACAATATTACGATCATACTTTCAGGCTACATTGCGATACGCAATATATATGTCGATATCTTAAAATGTCTGGGGCACTTGTCTGGGATGACTGGGGCACtttcacaaaacattaacatatcaacatttttgataaacaaTAATCACTAATGTGTATATAATGACTAAAGTGGGTAAAGGCTTGTATTAAAACACAGTCTGGTAAATTCAGACTATTACATCTTTGAActgtaatgcacctttaaaatcaagaaaagaTCATGCTTGGCTGTGCCTGATTTGTAACACAAGAGGAGGCCtttgtatcacacacacataactgaAGTACTTGGTGAAATAAAGGTGAGTCCAGACTTGCACTCACCACATGGTGTGTCACTCCTCCAGCCGGTAACAGGCACCCCTTGGGTTTGACAGGTGCTGGCATAAATCTGTAGCCAGTTACAGACCGTATCCTGAGCTCCCTGGTCCAAGCAGGTGTCCTGCAGGCAGCTCTGATAAAAGAACACTGGCGCCACCTTACTGTGACAACGTGCAAACACACCTCCTCGATCAATGATCAGCCCGCACAGCCTCACGGCCTCCggctccacaaacacatacagtccATCCCCGATGTGGAAACGCATGCCTGTGTTGATTTCATTCCCTCCCTCGCCTGCGTCAATGTTGCCATCGGCCACCATGAGAGGGCCGTCGTTCGGCACGGTTTTCTCTCCCATGCCACAGCGAGGGCACGAGTCTCCACAGCCCACCTGGCAGAAGATGTCCCTCTCTGCCCAGGCCATGCCCCACTCGGTGGTCGTGAGGGTGGGCGGGGATAAGGGCACGCCCTGGCAGAGGCCGCAGGAGGCGTTGTAGAGGTCACGCGGCAACgtcaagaggaggagggtgttcCAGTCAAAGGCCACCTTCAGGCCAAAATCTGTCTCCAGGATGAGCTGCATGCCCCAGGTAAAGATGTTGACCTTCCCCGGGCCCAGCTTCAGAGGGAGGTACAAACGCTCCTTATTCACCTGCGGGAAGAGAGATTGATACACATTTAACTCTTATAAGATGACACAGGCACATTCCTACAGATTCACTTTTAGCACTAATTCATGGTTTTTAATCCCAAGTATGTGGGGAAACCCGGTTGATTATAACATTAGTCTCACTGAAAGAGCTTTTATGTGTTACTCACATAATTGAATCAGAGggacagaaccagagagagttagaaaaaaatgtgtgtgtctcagtgtgtgcgcacatgtggctgtgtgtgtcatttctgttCCTCCTCAGATCTTTTAGTCGGTTTGTGAACCCGGTCCAAATGTCGCTCAGGGTCGGGGTTTCGTCTGAGCCAAATCCAGCCCGATAAAAGATGCCCATTGAAATTAGATCCACCTTAAGCCAATCAAAAGGAATTCACCCTCTGCCTGGTTATTCTATCGGCTTGATTAGAAATAACATGTCCTCGCAAATACAACAACCATGACCTTCACGGGTCATGCAGGAAAGTGGTGCTACGGTATAAATATTTCACTCACCGTGACGGTGTTTTTGTAGCTTCGAGACACTTCGATCTCATACTCATAGACCTCCAGTACAAATCCCCTCACCCAGATAGCCTGGCCTGTGTCCCTCTCCTCATTACGAGCTGCCAGTTTAAATTCGGGAAAAGCTCCATTGGTGGCCGCAGGGTCTCTACTCTCTCTACCACAGTGGGTGGTGGCCATCCTGAGAGTGCAAGAGCTCTGCAACTCAAATGGTACGCCACCAAATGGCAGAAAGTGTCCATAACCCGCTGCCACACACAGGGCCTCAGTGCGTGGCAGGCAGAAATACAGGCCATCACTCTCCTGGCAGTACTCCTCAAGGTGACAGGGCGCCAGCTGACAGTATACACTGTTGTCTGAGCCGTTGCAGTAACAGCGCTCTTGGCACTCCCAGTCCGTCCAGAAAGTCTGATTGGTGGCCAGCTGGCGGCCATGGCTCATGCAGCCACAATCGCTGCGTGCCACACACAGGCCGTCGCGCAGCGCAAAGCCTTCCTCGCACTGACACCCCTCCTGGCAGGGCAGAGGGCACGGCTCCTCAGGTTCATCCAGGTTGGAGCAGGTCAGAGGGCAGGCGCTAGTGCACTCCTCGAAGTGGCTGTTCTCTGGACAGGGAAGAGCTGAGACAGAAGAGCGAGgcaagagagagcaagagagacgCAAACGAAACAGCCACATCAATTTTACAAGAATCGGACAAATACTGATTACATTACTTCACCATCAACCACACTGTCGTTTCACAGAAATTAGGCCCATTTAGATCCTTTCTGTTCGACAGGTCACTAGTTTAAACCAAATAATCCCTTTTTTGACAAACAGCCTTGACAGGAAGCAAACAATGGTGGTATTGTTAGCTTCCTGTCAAGGCTGTTAATCAGCCACATGTATTACATAACGTTAGCATGCATAATGTTAGCATTACCTTACAACCCATCGGTGGATGTCAACCACAATTGATGGGGTCATTTTGTAAAATACGGAGCAAGTTATTTATACTAAGATGAGGGACGCTACCATTATAGACTGAAATTGTAGCAATGCAGAGAAGCAGGagtcagattttaaaatgtaaggTTGCTTAATAACAAGATATGGTTATACAGACTAATGTCTGCTAGAGAGTCAATTTCAAGGAGCCCTGGCACCATCCAGAGGTGGGTATTACATTATTCAATACATTACCATGCAGGCATTAGCTGGTGCTAATTTGGCTAAACTGGGCTAGCCTTGACAAGaagctaacattacagctgGCATGTACTTAACATAAGCATGACATTACAACTCGGAAATCAGGTTTGATAGACATGGGAAGTCAAAACTTAATGATGGATAACCTTCTCAGCATTCATTTTGTGAAGAAAATTGTAAGATGTCTGGTTTAATCTGTAACACCGGTGCTGTCATGTTTATTAACCAGAAGGAAGAATTCCTGACTGTTATCCTGGTGTCCCTAGTTTTACACTCAACCGCTGTAGGATGGGATAAGGCCAGCTTGGACCCACCACAGCCACAGTGGATTTCACTGGTGACCAAGTTTACGGCagaaaaaatgctaaaatatttgtatttttaatgcacTCTTAGATCGTAATCCATCGCCCCATCAGTGAGCTATGTTTTTTAAATCGTATTAATATCGTATTTAACCGAGGTCCTCCTCGTTGGTACCAGCTGCCCGTATCATCACCAGAACTCCCTCTAATGAGCATATCACTCCAGCCATGCAGCAACTCCATTAGCTCCCTATCAAATCCTGCACTGATTTCAAGattctgctcctcactttcaaGATCTTTCATAACCTGGCACCATCATATCTTGCTGAACTGATCCATATCCACACACCCTCCCGCACTATCCGATCCTCTTCTACCATCCAGCTCTTCGCCCCATCTGCCAGCCTAACCACAATGGGGTCAAGAGCTTTCAGGTGATCTGCCCCCAGACTTTGACACTCTCTCCCACCAGACATTCGCACTTCTGACACTGTCTCC
This sequence is a window from Acanthopagrus latus isolate v.2019 chromosome 13, fAcaLat1.1, whole genome shotgun sequence. Protein-coding genes within it:
- the tecta gene encoding alpha-tectorin isoform X1, translated to MVRPGCPVILLQLFSIFIRTGATTQDILYPYGPGHRDLETPKMDDGSSPEITLLIPFIFFNIPYRSIYVNNNGVVSFHVQVSQFTPEAFPLSDSRSFIAPLWADVHNGIRGDVYYRESTEPGILERATQDVRKYFKNMPTFTATWVFIATWHQVTFYGGSQTTPVNTFQTVLISDGMAYFSMFNYGEITWSTGTASGGDPLTGLGGTTAQSGFNGGDIGHFFNLPGSRSNDVVNIEQTTNVNIPGRWFFRVDTELIDPANGCSYNGRYYRRGEIFWLSDQCSQRCRCLDIHNEVQCQEAPCGQLETCEQQEGAFYCQPTRTSTCVVFGDPHYHTFDGFLYHFQGTCSYLLARPCWEVAGLPFFSVEAKNENRGVTSVSWLRDVTVEVYGHRVMLPKGSLGTVQVDGLMKTLPVQLQLGAIRVYQSGVAIALETDFGLLVTYDGQHYASISLPSSYFNNTCGLCGNYNDDPADDPVLPDGSLAESVVELGGSWRAEDTDWRCTDGCAQNCSVCDPLTEAFYFRSDYCGLINKTDGPFRDCRAVVDPTAFVYSCVYDMCSNRDNITTLCQAIQAYALACQALGVTIRPWRSRTFCALSCPDFSHYQVCTSACPASCSDLTAPLYCAHPCTEGCQCDDGYVLSGSRCVQREDCGCEHNGLYYPLNNTFWAGPSGEEGECTLLCSCGPAGEVSCFNESCREGEVCVAEVGLLGCYPRREGVCSITQNSVTSSFDGTFVLFPDDSSYYLLKLCGAVPANGSVVEVKMGRRLVNKGPSWKRPVVVTVANLEAQMGGSDFDIVKVNGEPVGLPYVHPMETMMIYKAPGNATVVESHGLLRVSYTRQGFLNISLSTLFYNVTCGLCGVFNSNSTDDLRLPNGRLAESTEQFTEGWRSIADDLTCNGDCDDLYRMCTDLRLYQSPWMCGNINDPGNSSFLACHAVVNPSPFFRNCLYNMCVKEGNRSALCSSLQAYATACQDAQVGLASWRSATNCPLPCPENSHFEECTSACPLTCSNLDEPEEPCPLPCQEGCQCEEGFALRDGLCVARSDCGCMSHGRQLATNQTFWTDWECQERCYCNGSDNSVYCQLAPCHLEEYCQESDGLYFCLPRTEALCVAAGYGHFLPFGGVPFELQSSCTLRMATTHCGRESRDPAATNGAFPEFKLAARNEERDTGQAIWVRGFVLEVYEYEIEVSRSYKNTVTVNKERLYLPLKLGPGKVNIFTWGMQLILETDFGLKVAFDWNTLLLLTLPRDLYNASCGLCQGVPLSPPTLTTTEWGMAWAERDIFCQVGCGDSCPRCGMGEKTVPNDGPLMVADGNIDAGEGGNEINTGMRFHIGDGLYVFVEPEAVRLCGLIIDRGGVFARCHSKVAPVFFYQSCLQDTCLDQGAQDTVCNWLQIYASTCQTQGVPVTGWRSDTPCVQSCPPNSYYSSCVPACPPQCAPARGQRDCSQDCVEGCQCDQGYVLNGKNCILPQNCGCYTDGKYYEPKQLFWNSDCTKRCQCIGRNLIQCDPRRCKAEEECTLRYGVRGCFARRSQHCVASGGGVFRTFDGASLRLPASCSFVLSTNCHKLPDLSFQLIANFDKWSTPNLTTISHVYLYINEENILISGSTVKVNGTPVSVPFLTGLMTRLSTSEGFIVIDTPQDIQVRYNHFNTLSITMGQRLQNKVCGLCGNFNGDPSDDYITSRGKPAVSALELAQSWKTNGMQNSCDETQYVALAQSCDNTAVVALQSEDACQKLTQLKGFFQPCHGLLDPRPFYQSCYLDGCYNHRKAQVCGSLAAYAEACRSLGTLTTKWITQENCSEWIYDPCAGEICTNFTCELENGGDLCGCPELPTSTGADDDIIQAEVTCKHAQMEVSISKCKLFQLGFEREDVRINDEHCAGIEGEDFISFHINNTKGHCGSIVQSNGTHIMYKNTVWIESVNNTGNVITRDKTINVEFSCAYELDLKISLETVLKPMLSVINLTLPTQEGNFITKMALYKNSSYRHPYREGEVVLSTRDILFVGVFVEGADENQLILIVNMCWATPSRYSSDRLRYIIIERGCPNIKDNTIGMAENGVSLTCRFHVTVFKFIGDYDEVHLHCDVSLCDSETNACKVNCPHKRRMYSEDSDHKEHILSVGPIRRRESHWCEDNNGGCEQMCTSKTTGPVCSCVTGMLQRDGKSCRTVSSSCSLTPTVSLLSVGAVISTFLALIHALLL